From a single Capsicum annuum cultivar UCD-10X-F1 chromosome 12, UCD10Xv1.1, whole genome shotgun sequence genomic region:
- the LOC107849175 gene encoding LOW QUALITY PROTEIN: ethylene-responsive transcription factor RAP2-4 (The sequence of the model RefSeq protein was modified relative to this genomic sequence to represent the inferred CDS: inserted 1 base in 1 codon; substituted 3 bases at 3 genomic stop codons) — protein MEITIDIYNNSSSNNNTSVFSVPLREELMKALEPFMKGASCFFPSSAASSSSPLTSFSSSFYPYGEPNLYIGFCIIPSMTTQMFSQGYLCFNHIGVAEIGSIGLNHLTPSHILQIQTQIQIXNXQKLLLQHQQSLGLLTPTLIYPKNFIFXNNVGLKLVPMKQSDGALXKATKLYCVLTQRHWGKWVAEIRLPKSKTRIFLGTFDTAGEAVLAYDKAAYKLREEFSRINFPHLRHQLNNELSNVKLLHFSVDVKLQSICQSLDNSNSSDLCSKSNTKPRKSEPKLASLNCTSMSKITVDDSLNKELSYQENANIKIEASSSISTAPSNE, from the exons ATGGAAATAACTATAGACATATACAACAACAGTAGCAGCAATAACAACACTTCAGTTTTCTCAGTTCCTTTAAGAGAAGAACTTATGAAAGCACTTGAACCTTTTATGAAAGGTGCATCatgtttttttccttcttctgcaGCTTCGTCTTCTTCACCtttaacttctttttcttcttctttctatcCTTATGGTGAGCCCAATTTATATATTGGTTTTTGCATAATCCCATCAATGACTACCCAAATGTTTTCTCAAGGGTATTTGTGTTTTAACCATATAGGTGTAGCTGAAATAGGTTCAATTGGGCTTAACCATCTTACCCCTTCTCATATCTTGCAAATTCAAACTCAGATCCAAA TAAACTAACAAAAACTACTACTACAACACCAACAGAGCTTAGGTTTATTAACACCCACATTGATTTAtcctaagaattttattttttaaaacaatgtTGGTCTGAAACTAGTCCCGATGAAGCAAAGTGATGGTGCTTTATAGAAGGCCACTAAGCTTTATTGTGTACTGACACAACGCCATTGGGGCAAATGGGTTGCTGAAATTAGACTACCCAAAAGTAAAACTAGGATTTTTCTTGGCACTTTTGATACAGCTGGAGAAGCTGTTTTGGCTTATGACAAAGCTGCTTATAAGCTTAGAGAAGAGTTTTCTAGGATTAATTTTCCACATCTAAGGCATCAATTGAACAATGAATTATCTAACGTTAAGCTTTTGCATTTCTCTGTTGATGTTAAACTTCAATCCATTTGCCAAAGCCTGGACAATTCCAATTCAAGTGACTTGTGTTCAAAATCTAATACAAAGCCAAGAAAGTCCGAACCCAAATTAGCCTCATTGAATTGTACATCCATGTCAAAAATCACAGTAGATGATTCATTGAACAAAGAACTCAGTTATCAAGAAAATGCTAATATTAAGATCGAGgcatcatcatcaatatccacTGCACCATCTAACGAATAA